In Streptomyces alboniger, the following are encoded in one genomic region:
- the carB gene encoding carbamoyl-phosphate synthase large subunit, with amino-acid sequence MPKRTDIQSVLVIGSGPIVIGQAAEFDYSGTQACRVLKAEGLRVILVNSNPATIMTDPEIADATYVEPITPEFVEKIIAKERPDALLPTLGGQTALNTAISMHEQGVLEKYGVELIGANVEAINKGEDRDLFKGVVEEVNKKIGHGESARSYICHSMDDVLKGVEELGGYPVVVRPSFTMGGAGSGFAHDEEELRRIAGQGLTLSPTTEVLLEESILGWKEYELELMRDKNDNVVVVCSIENFDPMGVHTGDSITVAPAMTLTDREYQILRDVGIAIIREVGVDTGGCNIQFAVNPEDGRVIVIEMNPRVSRSSALASKATGFPIAKIAAKLAVGYTLDEIPNDITEKTPASFEPTLDYVVVKAPRFAFEKFPSADSTLTTTMKSVGEAMAIGRNFTEALQKALRSLEKKGSQFTFVGDPGDKALLLEEAVRPTDGRINSVMQAIRAGATPEEVFDYTKIDPWFVDQLFLIKEIADELAATERLDADLLAEAKRHGFSDAQIAEIRGLREDVVREVRQALGVRPVYKTVDTCAAEFAAKTPYFYSSYDEETEVAKREKPAVIILGSGPNRIGQGIEFDYSCVHASFALSEAGYETVMVNCNPETVSTDYDTSDRLYFEPLTLEDVLEIVHAEAQAGPIAGVIVQLGGQTPLGLAQALKNNGVPVVGTPPEAIHAAEDRGAFGQVLAEAGLPAPKHGTATTFAEAKAIADEIGYPVLVRPSYVLGGRGMEIVYDEVRLASYIAESTEISPSRPVLVDRFLDDAIEIDVDALYDGQELYLGGVMEHIEEAGIHSGDSACALPPITLGGFDIKRLRASTEAIAKGVGVRGLINIQFAMAGDILYVLEANPRASRTVPFTSKATAVPLAKAAARISLGATVAELRAEGLLPKQGDGGTLPMDAPISVKEAVMPWSRFRDIHGRGVDTVLGPEMRSTGEVMGIDSVFGTAYAKSQAGAYGPLPTKGRAFISVANRDKRSMIFPARELVAHGFELFATSGTAEVLKRNGLNATVVRKQSEGEGPNGEKTIVQLIHDGGVDLIVNTPYGTGGRLDGYEIRTAAVARSVPCLTTVQALAAAVQGIDALGRGDVGVRSLQEHAERLTAARD; translated from the coding sequence GTGCCTAAGCGCACCGATATCCAGTCCGTCCTGGTCATCGGCTCCGGTCCGATCGTCATCGGCCAGGCCGCAGAGTTCGACTACTCCGGCACCCAGGCGTGCCGGGTCCTCAAGGCCGAGGGCCTGCGCGTCATCCTCGTCAACTCCAACCCGGCGACGATCATGACCGACCCGGAGATCGCCGACGCCACCTACGTCGAGCCGATCACCCCGGAGTTCGTCGAGAAGATCATCGCCAAGGAGCGCCCCGACGCGCTGCTGCCGACGCTGGGCGGCCAGACGGCCCTCAACACGGCGATCTCCATGCACGAGCAGGGCGTCCTGGAGAAGTACGGCGTCGAGCTCATCGGAGCCAACGTCGAGGCGATCAACAAGGGGGAGGACCGCGACCTCTTCAAGGGCGTCGTCGAAGAGGTCAACAAGAAGATCGGGCACGGCGAGTCCGCCCGCTCCTACATCTGCCACTCCATGGACGACGTCCTCAAGGGCGTCGAGGAGCTGGGCGGCTACCCCGTCGTCGTGCGCCCCTCCTTCACCATGGGCGGCGCCGGCTCCGGCTTCGCGCACGACGAGGAGGAGCTGCGCCGCATCGCCGGGCAGGGCCTGACCCTCTCGCCGACCACCGAGGTGCTCCTGGAGGAGTCCATCCTCGGCTGGAAGGAGTACGAGCTGGAGCTGATGCGCGACAAGAACGACAACGTCGTGGTCGTCTGCTCCATCGAGAACTTCGACCCGATGGGCGTGCACACCGGCGACTCGATCACCGTCGCGCCCGCGATGACGCTGACCGACCGCGAGTACCAGATCCTGCGGGACGTCGGCATCGCGATCATCCGTGAGGTCGGCGTCGACACCGGCGGCTGCAACATCCAGTTCGCGGTGAACCCCGAGGACGGCCGGGTCATCGTCATCGAGATGAACCCGCGCGTGTCCCGCTCGTCCGCGCTGGCGTCGAAGGCCACCGGCTTCCCGATCGCGAAGATCGCCGCCAAGCTGGCCGTCGGCTACACGCTGGACGAGATCCCCAACGACATCACCGAGAAGACGCCGGCCTCCTTCGAGCCGACCCTCGACTACGTGGTCGTCAAGGCCCCGCGCTTCGCCTTCGAGAAGTTCCCTTCGGCGGACTCGACCCTGACGACCACCATGAAGTCGGTCGGCGAGGCCATGGCCATCGGCCGCAACTTCACCGAGGCCCTCCAGAAGGCGCTGCGGTCCCTGGAGAAGAAGGGCTCGCAGTTCACGTTCGTGGGCGACCCCGGCGACAAGGCCCTTCTTCTGGAAGAGGCCGTCCGGCCGACCGACGGGCGCATCAACTCCGTCATGCAGGCCATCCGCGCGGGCGCGACCCCCGAGGAGGTCTTCGACTACACGAAGATCGACCCGTGGTTCGTCGACCAGCTCTTCCTGATCAAGGAGATCGCGGACGAGCTTGCCGCCACCGAGCGCCTGGACGCCGACCTGCTCGCCGAGGCCAAGCGGCACGGCTTCTCCGACGCCCAGATCGCCGAGATCCGCGGTCTGCGCGAGGACGTCGTCCGCGAGGTGCGCCAGGCCCTCGGCGTGCGCCCGGTCTACAAGACGGTCGACACCTGCGCCGCCGAGTTCGCCGCGAAGACGCCGTACTTCTACTCCTCGTACGACGAGGAGACCGAGGTCGCCAAGCGCGAGAAGCCCGCGGTGATCATCCTGGGCTCGGGCCCGAACCGCATCGGCCAGGGCATCGAGTTCGACTACTCCTGCGTCCACGCCTCCTTCGCGCTGAGCGAGGCGGGCTACGAGACCGTGATGGTCAACTGCAACCCCGAGACCGTCTCCACGGACTACGACACCTCCGACCGGCTCTACTTCGAGCCGCTCACCCTGGAGGACGTCCTGGAGATCGTGCACGCCGAGGCGCAGGCCGGGCCGATCGCGGGCGTCATCGTCCAGCTCGGCGGCCAGACCCCGCTCGGCCTGGCGCAGGCGCTCAAGAACAACGGCGTGCCCGTCGTGGGCACCCCGCCCGAGGCCATCCACGCAGCCGAGGACCGCGGCGCCTTCGGCCAGGTGCTCGCGGAGGCCGGGCTGCCCGCGCCCAAGCACGGCACCGCCACCACCTTCGCCGAGGCCAAGGCCATCGCCGACGAGATCGGCTACCCCGTCCTCGTACGCCCCTCGTACGTGCTCGGCGGCCGGGGCATGGAGATCGTGTACGACGAGGTCCGCCTCGCCTCGTACATCGCGGAGTCGACCGAGATCAGCCCCTCCAGGCCGGTCCTCGTGGACCGCTTCCTGGACGACGCGATCGAGATCGACGTGGACGCGCTCTACGACGGCCAGGAGCTGTACCTCGGCGGTGTCATGGAGCACATCGAGGAGGCCGGCATCCACTCCGGCGACTCGGCGTGCGCGCTGCCCCCGATCACGCTCGGCGGCTTCGACATCAAGCGCCTGCGCGCCTCCACGGAGGCCATCGCCAAGGGCGTCGGCGTCCGCGGACTCATCAACATCCAGTTCGCGATGGCCGGTGACATCCTCTACGTTTTGGAGGCCAACCCGCGCGCCTCGCGGACGGTCCCCTTCACCTCGAAGGCGACCGCGGTGCCGCTGGCCAAGGCCGCCGCCCGGATCTCGCTGGGCGCGACCGTCGCCGAGCTGCGCGCGGAGGGCCTGCTGCCCAAGCAGGGCGACGGCGGCACGCTGCCCATGGACGCGCCGATCTCCGTCAAGGAGGCCGTCATGCCGTGGTCGCGCTTCCGCGACATCCACGGGCGCGGCGTGGACACCGTCCTCGGCCCGGAGATGCGCTCGACCGGTGAAGTCATGGGCATCGACTCGGTGTTCGGGACCGCGTACGCCAAGTCGCAGGCGGGCGCGTACGGTCCGCTGCCGACCAAGGGCCGTGCCTTCATCTCCGTCGCCAACCGCGACAAGCGCTCGATGATCTTCCCTGCGCGCGAACTGGTCGCGCACGGCTTCGAGTTGTTCGCCACGTCCGGCACGGCCGAGGTGCTCAAGCGCAACGGCCTGAACGCCACGGTCGTGCGCAAGCAGTCCGAGGGCGAGGGGCCGAACGGCGAGAAGACGATCGTCCAGCTCATCCACGACGGCGGCGTCGACCTCATCGTCAACACCCCCTACGGCACCGGCGGCCGCCTCGACGGCTACGAGATCCGTACGGCGGCCGTGGCGCGCTCCGTGCCGTGCCTCACGACGGTCCAGGCGCTCGCCGCCGCCGTGCAGGGCATCGACGCGCTGGGCCGCGGCGATGTGGGCGTGCGTTCACTCCAGGAACACGCCGAACGCCTGACCGCGGCCCGCGACTAG
- the carA gene encoding glutamine-hydrolyzing carbamoyl-phosphate synthase small subunit has protein sequence MTTSTRGASKVPAVLVLEDGRIFRGRAYGAVGETFGEAVFSTGMTGYQETLTDPSYHRQIVVMTAPHVGNTGVNDEDDESRRIWVSGYVVRDPARVPSNWRSKRSLDEQLADQGVVGIRGIDTRALTRHLRERGAMRCGVFSGEAAAATDAELLAKVTSSPEMAGANLVGEVSTKEAYVVPAVGEKKFTVAAIDLGIKAMTPQRMAERGIEVHVLPNTASLEDVYAVNPDGVFFSNGPGDPATADHETALAQGVLERRTPLFGICFGNQILGRALGLGTYKLKYGHRGINQPVQDRSTGKVEITAQNHGFAVDAPLDQDIDTPYGRVRVAHVGLNDDVVEGLQCLDAPAFSVQYHPEAAAGPHDAAYLFDRFVSLMTAEGAQRA, from the coding sequence ATGACGACCTCCACCAGGGGAGCCAGCAAGGTTCCCGCCGTACTTGTCCTGGAGGACGGCCGCATCTTCCGCGGCCGTGCCTACGGGGCCGTGGGGGAGACCTTCGGCGAAGCGGTGTTCTCCACCGGCATGACCGGCTACCAGGAGACCCTCACCGATCCCTCGTACCACCGCCAGATCGTCGTCATGACGGCCCCGCACGTCGGCAACACCGGCGTGAACGACGAGGACGACGAGTCCCGCCGCATCTGGGTCTCCGGATACGTCGTGCGCGACCCCGCGCGCGTGCCGTCCAACTGGCGCTCCAAGCGCTCGCTCGACGAGCAGCTCGCCGACCAGGGCGTCGTCGGGATCCGCGGCATCGACACCCGCGCCCTCACCCGCCATCTGCGCGAGCGCGGCGCGATGCGCTGCGGCGTCTTCTCCGGAGAGGCCGCGGCCGCCACGGACGCCGAACTCCTCGCGAAGGTGACGTCCTCCCCGGAGATGGCCGGCGCCAACCTCGTCGGCGAGGTCTCCACCAAGGAGGCGTACGTCGTCCCGGCCGTCGGCGAGAAGAAGTTCACCGTCGCCGCGATCGACCTGGGCATCAAGGCCATGACCCCGCAGCGGATGGCCGAGCGCGGCATCGAGGTGCACGTCCTGCCGAACACGGCCTCCCTGGAGGACGTCTACGCCGTCAACCCCGACGGAGTCTTCTTCTCCAACGGACCCGGCGACCCCGCCACCGCCGACCACGAGACCGCCCTCGCCCAGGGCGTCCTGGAGCGCCGGACCCCGCTGTTCGGCATCTGCTTCGGCAACCAGATCCTCGGCCGCGCCCTCGGCCTCGGCACGTACAAACTGAAGTACGGCCACCGGGGCATCAACCAGCCGGTCCAGGACCGCTCCACGGGCAAGGTCGAGATCACCGCGCAGAACCACGGCTTCGCCGTGGACGCCCCGCTCGACCAGGACATCGACACGCCCTACGGGCGCGTCCGCGTGGCGCACGTCGGCCTCAACGACGACGTGGTCGAGGGCCTCCAGTGCCTCGACGCCCCCGCGTTCAGCGTCCAGTACCACCCGGAGGCGGCCGCGGGCCCGCACGACGCCGCGTACCTCTTCGACCGTTTCGTATCCCTGATGACCGCAGAAGGAGCCCAGCGTGCCTAA
- a CDS encoding dihydroorotase encodes MSKILIRGAKVLGGEARDVLIDGETIEAVGSGLSAEGATVVEAGGKILLPGLVDLHTHLREPGREDSETVLTGTRAAASGGFTAVFAMANTFPVADTAGVVEQVYRLGKESGYCDVQPIGAVTVGLEGKKLAELGAMHESAAGVTVFSDDGKCVDDAVMMRRALEYVKAFGGVVAQHAQEPRLTEGAQMNEGVVSAELGLGGWPAVAEESIIARDVLLAEHVGSRVHICHLSTAGSVEIVRWAKSRGIDVTAEVTPHHLLLTDELVRSYNPVYKVNPPLRTERDVMALREALADGTIDIVATDHAPHPHEDKDCEWAAAAMGMVGLETALSVVQQTMVETGLLTWEAVADRMSFKPARIGRATGHGRPVSAGEPANLVLVDADYRGAVDPASFASRSRNTPYEGRELPGRVTHTWLRGRATLVDGNLA; translated from the coding sequence ATGAGCAAGATCCTGATCCGCGGTGCGAAGGTGCTCGGCGGCGAGGCGCGGGACGTCCTCATCGACGGCGAGACGATCGAGGCCGTCGGCAGCGGGCTCTCCGCCGAGGGCGCGACCGTCGTGGAGGCCGGGGGCAAGATCCTCCTGCCGGGCCTCGTCGACCTCCACACCCATCTGCGCGAGCCGGGCCGCGAGGACTCCGAGACCGTCCTCACCGGCACCCGCGCCGCCGCCTCCGGTGGCTTCACCGCCGTGTTCGCCATGGCCAACACCTTCCCCGTCGCCGACACCGCCGGCGTCGTCGAGCAGGTCTACCGGCTCGGCAAGGAGTCCGGCTACTGCGACGTACAGCCCATCGGCGCCGTCACCGTCGGCCTGGAGGGCAAGAAGCTCGCCGAGCTGGGCGCCATGCACGAGTCCGCCGCCGGGGTCACCGTCTTCTCCGACGACGGCAAGTGCGTCGACGACGCCGTGATGATGCGCCGCGCCCTGGAGTACGTGAAGGCCTTCGGCGGTGTCGTCGCCCAGCACGCGCAGGAGCCGCGGCTCACCGAAGGCGCCCAGATGAACGAGGGCGTCGTCTCCGCCGAGCTGGGCCTCGGCGGCTGGCCCGCCGTCGCAGAGGAGTCGATCATCGCCCGTGACGTGCTGCTCGCCGAGCACGTCGGATCCCGCGTCCACATCTGCCACCTGTCGACGGCCGGGTCCGTGGAGATCGTGCGCTGGGCCAAGTCCCGCGGCATCGACGTCACCGCCGAGGTCACCCCGCACCACCTCCTCCTCACCGACGAGCTGGTCCGCTCGTACAACCCCGTCTACAAGGTCAACCCGCCGCTGCGCACCGAGCGCGACGTCATGGCGCTGCGCGAGGCCCTCGCCGACGGCACCATCGACATCGTCGCCACCGACCACGCCCCGCACCCGCACGAGGACAAGGACTGCGAGTGGGCCGCGGCCGCCATGGGAATGGTCGGCCTGGAGACCGCCCTGTCGGTCGTCCAGCAGACGATGGTCGAGACCGGGCTGCTGACCTGGGAGGCGGTCGCCGACCGCATGTCCTTCAAGCCGGCGAGGATCGGCCGGGCCACCGGGCACGGCCGCCCCGTCTCGGCAGGTGAGCCCGCGAACCTCGTCCTCGTGGACGCCGATTACCGTGGGGCAGTGGACCCCGCGAGCTTCGCCTCGCGCAGCCGCAACACTCCCTACGAGGGCCGTGAGCTGCCGGGCCGCGTCACGCACACGTGGCTGAGGGGTCGGGCCACGCTCGTCGACGGGAACCTCGCGTGA
- a CDS encoding aspartate carbamoyltransferase catalytic subunit translates to MMRHLISAADLSRDDAVLILDTAEEMARVADRPIKKLPALRGRTVVNLFFEDSTRTRISFEAAEKRLSADVINFAAKGSSVSKGESLKDTAQTLEAMGVDAVVIRHGASGAPYRLATSGWIDAAVINAGDGTHQHPTQALLDAFTMRRRLVGRDTGLGRDLEGKRITIVGDVLHSRVARSNVDLLHTLGAEVTLVAPPTLVPVGVERWPCEVSYDLDGVLSKSDAVMMLRVQRERMNAAFFPTEREYSRRYGLDGERMAKMPEHAIVMHPGPMVRGMEITAEVADSDRCTVVEQVANGVSIRMAVLYLLLGGNEPAGTHTRPIDSESK, encoded by the coding sequence ATGATGCGACACCTCATCTCGGCCGCCGACCTCTCCCGCGACGACGCCGTCCTCATCCTCGACACGGCCGAGGAGATGGCGCGGGTGGCCGACCGGCCGATCAAGAAACTGCCCGCCCTGCGCGGCCGCACCGTGGTCAACCTCTTCTTCGAGGACTCGACCCGGACCCGGATCTCCTTCGAGGCCGCCGAGAAGCGCCTCTCCGCCGACGTCATCAACTTCGCCGCCAAGGGCTCCTCGGTCTCCAAGGGCGAGTCCCTCAAGGACACCGCCCAGACGCTGGAGGCGATGGGCGTCGACGCCGTCGTCATCCGGCACGGCGCCTCCGGGGCGCCCTACCGGCTCGCCACCTCCGGCTGGATCGACGCCGCCGTCATCAACGCCGGTGACGGCACCCACCAGCACCCCACCCAGGCGCTGCTCGACGCCTTCACCATGCGGCGCCGCCTCGTCGGGCGCGACACGGGCCTCGGCAGGGACCTGGAGGGCAAGCGCATCACCATCGTCGGCGACGTCCTGCACAGCCGCGTGGCCCGCTCCAACGTCGACCTGCTGCACACCCTCGGCGCCGAGGTCACCCTGGTCGCGCCGCCCACGCTGGTGCCGGTCGGCGTCGAGCGGTGGCCCTGCGAGGTCAGCTACGACCTGGACGGCGTGCTGTCGAAGTCCGACGCCGTGATGATGCTGCGGGTGCAGCGCGAGCGGATGAACGCCGCGTTCTTCCCCACCGAGCGCGAGTACTCCCGGCGCTACGGCCTGGACGGCGAGCGCATGGCGAAGATGCCCGAGCACGCCATCGTCATGCACCCCGGGCCCATGGTCCGCGGGATGGAGATCACCGCCGAGGTCGCCGACTCCGACCGCTGCACGGTCGTCGAACAGGTCGCCAACGGCGTGTCCATCCGCATGGCCGTCCTCTACCTGCTTCTGGGCGGCAACGAACCCGCCGGCACGCACACCCGGCCCATCGATTCGGAGAGCAAGTAA
- the pyrR gene encoding bifunctional pyr operon transcriptional regulator/uracil phosphoribosyltransferase PyrR, with the protein MDTQGSKDSAVARPVLEGPDIARVLTRIAHEIVERAKGADDVVLLGIPTRGVFLARRLAVKLEEITGRKIPVGSLDITMYRDDLRMHPPRALARTEIPGDGIDGRLVVLVDDVLFSGRTIRAALDALNDIGRPRAVQLAVLVDRGHRELPIRADYVGKNLPTSLRETVKVQLTEEDGRDAVLLGAKPAS; encoded by the coding sequence ATGGACACGCAAGGCTCCAAAGACTCCGCTGTCGCCCGCCCCGTACTCGAAGGGCCCGACATCGCGCGGGTGCTGACCCGCATCGCCCACGAGATCGTCGAGCGCGCCAAGGGCGCCGACGACGTGGTTCTCCTCGGCATTCCCACCCGTGGCGTCTTCCTCGCCCGGCGGCTCGCCGTCAAGCTCGAAGAGATCACCGGCCGCAAGATCCCGGTCGGCTCCCTCGACATCACCATGTACCGCGACGACCTGCGCATGCACCCGCCGCGCGCACTCGCCCGCACCGAGATCCCCGGTGACGGCATCGACGGCCGCCTGGTCGTCCTCGTCGACGACGTCCTCTTCTCCGGCCGCACCATCCGGGCCGCCCTCGACGCGCTGAACGACATCGGGCGCCCGCGCGCGGTGCAGCTCGCCGTGCTCGTCGACCGAGGCCACCGCGAACTGCCCATCCGCGCCGACTACGTCGGCAAGAACCTCCCCACGTCGCTGCGGGAGACGGTCAAGGTCCAGCTCACCGAGGAGGACGGCCGCGACGCCGTACTGCTCGGCGCCAAGCCCGCTTCCTAA
- the bldD gene encoding transcriptional regulator BldD, with the protein MSSEYAKQLGAKLRAIRTQQGLSLHGVEEKSQGRWKAVVVGSYERGDRAVTVQRLAELADFYGVPVQELLPGTAPGGAAEPPPKLVLDLERLAHVPQEKAGPLQRYAATIQSQRGDYNGKVLSIRQDDLRTLAVIYDQSPSVLTEQLISWGVLDADARRAVAHEEV; encoded by the coding sequence ATGTCCAGCGAATACGCCAAGCAGCTCGGGGCCAAGCTCCGCGCGATCCGTACCCAGCAGGGCCTTTCCCTCCACGGCGTCGAGGAGAAGTCCCAGGGACGCTGGAAGGCGGTCGTCGTGGGGTCGTACGAGCGCGGCGACCGTGCCGTGACCGTGCAGCGCCTCGCCGAGCTGGCGGACTTCTACGGCGTCCCCGTGCAGGAGCTTCTGCCTGGTACGGCTCCTGGCGGCGCCGCCGAGCCGCCGCCGAAGCTCGTCCTCGACCTCGAGCGTCTTGCCCACGTCCCGCAGGAGAAGGCGGGCCCGCTCCAGCGCTATGCCGCCACGATCCAGTCCCAGCGCGGTGACTACAACGGCAAGGTGCTCTCGATCCGCCAGGACGACCTGCGCACCCTCGCCGTGATCTACGACCAGTCCCCCTCGGTCCTGACCGAGCAGCTCATCAGCTGGGGCGTCCTGGACGCGGACGCGCGCCGCGCCGTCGCCCATGAAGAGGTCTGA
- the nusB gene encoding transcription antitermination factor NusB — protein sequence MAARNTARKRAFQILFEADQRGTDVLTVLADWVRHSRSDTRQPPVSEYTMELVEGYAEHERRIDELISQYAVGWTLDRMPVVDRNILRLGAYELVWVDGTPDAVVLDEAVQLAKEFSTDESPSFVNGLLGRFKDLKPSLRRDEA from the coding sequence GTGGCTGCTCGTAACACGGCCCGCAAGCGCGCCTTCCAGATCCTCTTCGAGGCGGACCAGCGCGGAACGGACGTCCTGACGGTCCTCGCCGACTGGGTGCGCCACTCGCGGTCCGACACCCGGCAGCCGCCGGTGAGCGAGTACACGATGGAACTCGTCGAGGGGTACGCGGAGCACGAGCGCCGCATCGACGAGCTCATCTCGCAGTACGCCGTCGGATGGACCCTGGACCGCATGCCGGTCGTCGACCGGAACATCCTGCGGCTCGGCGCCTACGAACTGGTCTGGGTCGACGGGACGCCCGACGCGGTGGTCCTCGACGAGGCGGTCCAGCTCGCCAAGGAGTTCTCCACGGACGAGTCGCCGTCCTTCGTCAACGGCCTGCTCGGACGCTTCAAGGACCTGAAGCCGTCCCTGCGACGGGACGAGGCGTAA
- the efp gene encoding elongation factor P produces the protein MASTNDLKNGLVLKLEGGQLWSVVEFQHVKPGKGPAFVRTKLKNVLSGKVVDKTFNAGVKVDTATIDKRDMQFSYMDGDYFVFMDMETYDQLHVDRKAVGDAANFLIEGFTATVAQHEGAVLFVELPAAVELVIQETEPGVQGDRSTGGTKPATLETGHQIQVPLFITTGEKIKVDTRTSDYLGRVNS, from the coding sequence GTGGCTTCCACGAACGACCTCAAGAACGGCCTGGTGCTCAAGCTCGAAGGCGGCCAGCTCTGGTCCGTCGTCGAGTTCCAGCACGTCAAGCCCGGCAAGGGCCCGGCCTTCGTGCGCACCAAGCTCAAGAACGTGCTCTCCGGGAAGGTCGTCGACAAGACGTTCAACGCCGGCGTCAAGGTCGACACGGCCACGATCGACAAGCGCGACATGCAGTTCTCCTACATGGACGGCGACTACTTCGTCTTCATGGACATGGAGACGTACGACCAGCTGCACGTCGACCGCAAGGCCGTCGGCGACGCCGCCAACTTCCTGATCGAGGGCTTCACCGCCACCGTGGCGCAGCACGAGGGCGCGGTGCTCTTCGTCGAGCTGCCCGCGGCCGTCGAGCTGGTCATCCAGGAGACCGAGCCGGGCGTCCAGGGCGACCGCTCCACCGGTGGCACCAAGCCCGCCACGCTGGAGACCGGCCACCAGATCCAGGTGCCGCTCTTCATCACCACCGGCGAGAAGATCAAGGTCGACACCCGCACCAGCGACTACCTCGGCCGGGTGAACAGCTAA
- a CDS encoding aminopeptidase P family protein produces MSEVYAVRRERVKERCAAGGGAVALISRPVNVRYLAGTAPQGAVLLVGGDEDVLLCGRPPGEQAEEGRPDEALRTRLLPAAGADPAVAAAGLAAAQGVESLAVEEHHLTVARHRALGSVAPGLRLVDLGGAVEQLRYVKDEEEISCLRVAAEIADQALGELLESILVGRTERHLALELERRLVDHGADGPAFPTSVGTGPNSGKGAHRPSDRRVEEGDFLSVCLGASYRGYRCEIGRTFVIGTSPADWQIELHDLVFAAQRAGREALLPGAACRDVDHAARHVLDSAGYADGLPPLTGHGVGLEIDEDPQLAPSAMGKLDACVPVTVEPGVHLPGRGGVRIDDTLVVRPEADGGPELLTITTKELLAL; encoded by the coding sequence ATGTCAGAGGTGTATGCGGTCCGCAGGGAGCGGGTGAAGGAGCGGTGCGCCGCGGGTGGTGGCGCGGTGGCGCTGATCTCCCGGCCCGTCAATGTCCGCTATCTCGCCGGGACGGCGCCCCAGGGCGCCGTGCTCCTGGTGGGCGGCGACGAGGACGTGCTTCTGTGCGGGCGGCCGCCCGGTGAACAGGCGGAGGAGGGGCGGCCCGACGAGGCGCTGAGGACGCGGCTGCTGCCCGCTGCGGGCGCCGACCCGGCCGTCGCGGCCGCCGGACTCGCCGCCGCGCAGGGAGTCGAGTCGCTGGCCGTGGAGGAGCATCATCTGACGGTCGCCCGGCACCGGGCGCTCGGCTCCGTCGCCCCGGGGCTGCGGCTCGTGGACCTCGGCGGAGCGGTGGAGCAGCTGCGGTACGTCAAGGACGAGGAGGAGATCTCCTGTCTGCGGGTCGCCGCGGAGATCGCCGACCAGGCGCTGGGGGAGCTGCTCGAGTCCATTCTGGTCGGGCGCACCGAGCGGCATCTCGCGCTGGAGCTGGAGCGGCGCCTCGTGGACCACGGCGCGGACGGCCCCGCCTTCCCCACCTCGGTCGGCACCGGCCCGAATTCCGGCAAGGGCGCCCACCGACCCTCGGACCGGCGCGTGGAGGAGGGCGACTTCCTCTCCGTCTGCCTCGGGGCGAGCTACCGCGGATACCGCTGCGAGATCGGGCGTACGTTCGTCATCGGGACCTCGCCCGCGGACTGGCAGATCGAGCTGCACGACCTCGTCTTCGCCGCTCAGAGGGCCGGCAGGGAGGCCCTCCTACCCGGCGCAGCGTGCCGCGACGTGGACCACGCGGCACGCCACGTACTGGACTCGGCGGGCTATGCGGACGGCCTCCCTCCGCTGACTGGACACGGTGTGGGGCTCGAAATCGACGAGGACCCGCAGCTGGCGCCCTCGGCCATGGGTAAACTGGACGCTTGCGTGCCGGTCACCGTCGAACCGGGGGTTCACCTCCCTGGCCGGGGTGGTGTCCGGATCGATGACACGCTCGTCGTGCGCCCCGAGGCGGACGGCGGACCCGAGCTACTCACCATCACGACCAAGGAACTGCTCGCGCTCTAG